Sequence from the Crassostrea angulata isolate pt1a10 chromosome 9, ASM2561291v2, whole genome shotgun sequence genome:
gcacttacccGAGCAaaacgaaagtgaaacagtgtttggaactaagcacaaatcaataccgctgacaaccctttgttcttcaaaataatcgataaattcgatgcaatgtattctgaaacattgtttttcagGAAAACTTATCTAAACCTTGTGAGATTTTAAATGgcacaaacagtttagatattttttgaagtcgtatgtattcctccgctagagttcaatgtagtctcgttcaaccagacgctcggctgtctcagTTAATATGCGACAAAACATAGAGTccctcttgcttgtcggagataaacggagacagccgagcatttggatgaacaagactagagttcaatcttgccttgGTCCATACCATTTCTCAGAAATTTATCGattactacttgccatgcaaaatcacatatcgctgcatttaaaataaatgataatcgataaaatcaactcccgtcagtacttcagtactttgtttGTCTttaccaatacatgtacatgtatatcccaaTAGGACTGCTTAAGGATAAACATAATTTCTTTATTACGCCCAGTCTTGCTTAGACTTTACAAAAAACCGTTATCTGCAGGTCAGAGTTTGAATGACCTTGAAATAATGTCGAATGCCAAGATCAATTCAGACATCTGTAAAAAATCCTTGATTTCACCCTATTTAATTCTTTGTTAGACTGTCTGGCTAAGACTTCATCAATTTAGTGCttgatatattataatatatgatatataatatgatatattttaatatatatgatCCTATTTTTCTCTCACTTTATTCACTCAAATATaattgttatacccctgtaaaacagttattatatataactctatacgaaaaCAAGTCCAGTATTTTGACTGTTTGTCTGGAACTGTTAgattaaaactgttaaaatcgactgttaaaaaagactgttgatAGGTGACGCCTTATTCCGCGTAAACgtgttattgattagaaggggtataacaaaacagttgttgtctgtgtctcgggcaacagttAATCTGTcagaccggctcgcaaactgttgcccgcgGCCTtcggcaacagtttgcgagccggtccgacagatcaactatTGCCCTCGACCCAAATCAACAACTGTATATTACTAAATGGATATAGTGTGTGCAATGCAACTATATTAGACAAAATGTGTTAGTCAAAGTTCAAGGTAAAACAAATTCCATTGATATGATTTCATCCATAATATGTTTTTTGTTAAAGCAAGACTTCTTTCGAATGTACATTCATaatagtgggttttttttaaaaatctaatttcCGTTTTCTAGACAAAAAATTCCGTTTTAAATAAAGACAAAATTATGCAAAATATTGTACTTGTACAGTATTGCTTGATTATGTACAATACACACTTAGACGGGTTCAGCTATTATGCAATAGAAATGTAAACAGTAAGACCATCTCACATAAAAAGTTGCGTGCTTGAATTTTATTATCTAGTCTTTCTAGATCCATCCACGTTGAACGCTAGTACACAACGTGACTGTCTATATAATAAGTTACATCAATGAATACTTGTCTTTCCAAATTTTGAGTTAGGAAACTCATTTCTTAATGCAAAATTTCATCAGAAGAATAACATTGTGTCTATAGGAAAATAAAACCTGCTATTTTTCTCGTTTTGATGATTTTAGCAGTACCAATCAAACCTTGAGAGATGTTACGTTGAACACTGGTACATCTGACATATGTTACTGTTTCGTTGTTACACCTGCTGCAATGCCTGTCATTGACAGATTTCAATTGGTTGGGTTTAGATTTTTCAATGACTTTGTTTACCTAAGGCTATGCGCGAGGTAGGTACAAGCTTGTTGATGACAAATGACATGTATTAATGAGAATCATCTATAAAACTAATGAAGTTTTAATTTGTGCAGCTACTCTCTGATAATAAATATCAGTATTTCGTAAACAGGGTCAGTGATCCAATGAATAACTGAATTGATCTTTTATAGTCATAGATTTAGAGAGAAATTGTCACCAAAATGATTGCCTTAAAGACATGTAAATTGCGTTAGTGTTTTTGCACTGATTTCATGGCCTCACTTaactatcaaataaaattagaaaCGCACTTCCAAGTAATGGCAAGCCCTACAGTACGCATTAAGTAATATCCATTGTCCTGGTACTATGTTGCACTCTTTACAAAGATCTTTATTAGTAGCTAAGTGATACAAGCGTAAGCGCTAAACTTTTAATACACTACCTGttgaaaattgatataaacatgATTGTAGAAAAACCCCATTAACACCATCATGTCCCATTAGTCCGGAGGGAAAAGAGATAAACTTAAAACTAATCTAACCTCTAAATTGACCTGGAATAagcttttgaaaaaataaaacaaaagctCGATGATCACCAAAATTCACCTGttgaattgataaacaaaaaaaaatgaaaaactacTGTTTCTAAAACGTAACCTATAGCAACGTTTGGCTCATTTACAGAACATCGCTGGTTCTAATGCTAAATActagtacattgtatattttttttttttcattcttttttaaagcTATTTATCTCAAAACATGTATCTGATATCGGTAAAGAATCGATATCTGATATTGGTgaagatttaatatttaatatctgTAAATAGATGATAAATCTCGATACCTGATTTCGGTGAAGAGATATTGAACAATATCACGACACAAAAATAGTATCTTCTTCTTTATTGCAACCTGCTGCAAAACATATTAATATAGACGCTTGATGTGTTTAATGCAAAATGATTGATttacttatttgttttatttttctcgggaaaaaatgccaaaataaatttttcttgCAGTTGTCATTCTATAAGCGATCGAGAAATGTTAACTtctataaacattttcttcaatAACAATCGCCTGTGTCTCCCCAAGTACAAACGCCGTCCGAATTCTTTTGACAATACCCACTTCTGGAGCAAAAATCTTCAGGAGCGTTACACTCGTTTTTTGACGGTTCCGGAAGTTGCTGACTTTGCGCCCCATGGAATGCTGCGTAGTTAATATTGATCTAAAACGAGAAAAactattgaagaaaaaatggcAAATTTTGAACTACAACAAAAGGTGATTTAATCAAAtaacataatttcattttttcgtcAATGTTTTAGCTTTCACTCTTTCTTGTCATATAATTACTCATTTACTCTTTTCTGGCTTGTTACGAATCGTTTGTTAGAGACATTTTTCCTAGATTGAACAGTATTTCAACCGAATATAATTGAACTTCCGAGCTCACAACAAAAACGTATCAAAATTTATGCAAAAGTTATTGGCAGCATAGGCAATTCAACTTTTTAGTGTTAAGTGTTTGCTTTTAGTGTTGCCAATAATCCTTACAgtgtatatacaatgtaccatACCATTCTAAATCAAAGAAGTGAAACTACTTAATTGTgttgatttttatgattttttttttgctggaCAAATACACAGATATTGCTGGTTCAAAGCCGTTTAATTGTTACTGTTTACTTGACGAGGAATTCCACAGGAAAGTCCTACTCGCAATATTAGGTTCATTGcttaattttttaagatttggtttttaattttttcacggTGATGATCGTTTTTTTGTGAATTATAAAAgctgtaaatatttcatttttagctcaccttaaccgaaggttcaagtgagcttttctgatcaaccgttgtccgtcgtccgtccgtccgtccgtctgtctgtccgtccgtctgtaaacttttcacattttcaacttcttctcaaaaaccactgggccaaatttaaccaaatttggtacaaagcatccttatggaaaggggattataaattgtcaaaataaaggacacagcccttttcaaaagggagataattgcaaaacagtaagtatagggtgcatgtctttaaaaatcttcttctcaagaaccactgcaccagaaatgccaatatttacacaaaagcttgtatatatagtgaagattctaaattgtaaaaatcgtgaccctcggaccaaaactggggccccaggcgaggttcaaagtttaacatagaaatacataggaaaatgtttaaaaaatcttcacctcaagaaccactgcaccagaaatgccaatatttacacaaaagcttgtatatatagtgaagattctaaattgtagaaatcgtgactctcggaccaaaactggggccccaggcggggttcaaagtttaacatagaactacatatggaaaatatttttaaaaatcttcttctcaagaaccactgcaccagaaatgccaatatttacacaaaagcttgtatatatagtgaagattctaaattgtaaaaagtgtgaccctcggaccaaaactgggtccccaggcggggttcaaagttcaacatagaaatacataggaaaatgtttaaaaaatcttcttctcaagaaccactgcaccagaaatgccaatatttacacaaaagcttgtatatatagtgaagattgtaaaaatcgtgacccccgaacaaaaagtggggccccagtagggatttagattttaacatatataagaaagtgttttaaaatcttcttctcaagaactatagtccAACTATTTGGGATATTagtatgcatacatgtacatccttaaataatgtagattcaaaaaattgtaactcccggacaactgatgggcaccaagaggggttcaaaatttaaacattttaaaaaacataaaggaaaagtttacaaattttcttctcaagaactacaatgttttagtttgtggaattgctatgcatgcatccttcgcttatgtagattcctaattggtaaaatcgtgacccccggaccaatactggggccccaagatggggtcaaagtttattatagaaatataaaggtaacatttgaataatcttcttctcgagaactacaatgcttcaatttgtgagattactatcatgcatacaaccttggataatgaaggttcgacagttttaaaatagtgacccctggactactACTAGGGACGCacgatgggtttaaagttaaatgtagaagtaccggtatatatggaaaatgtttaaaaatcttcttttcgagaactacaatgcatcaatttgtcagataactacgtaagcacactcaaatagtgtagattcgaaattataaagccgtgacctcaatctaatactggggcctcAAGAGGTGTTCAAAATTTAGCaaagaaatatagagggaaaatgttgaaaaatctttttctagggaactataatgcttcagcttgtgagataactttgcaagcatccttaaataatgtagattccaaataattaaaactttagcactggactaatactgtggccccaagaggggttcaaagtttaacatagaaagatatattgaaaatgtttttaaaaagtttttctcgagaactataatgctagtttgtgagattactatgcaaggatcctcaaattgtatAAACTCTAATgaagtggaaccaagagttatctttcttgatgttctgtacagtctgagagttattcctcttgaagtggaactcttctacgttcagtttttcaggttgtgtacgtgcggtcccaccgcagtgctacacattttcattcctatgttactatttatgttgttcaagccaaccataaacctcggaccataactgggtccccagaaaggggttcaatgtttaaaatagaaaaagcatatgctacgaaatgtaatgttacaaggaactgctgttcaggtgagcgatgtggcccatgggcctcttgttcactCATTTTAGAAGCATTTTTGTAATATATGGTTTGaagacatgtatttttttcatgtagtaaattaacaaacttcttttgaaacaaaacactAGCTAGTTACTGATTTATTAACCACTTCTAATACAGGTGATTGCATCAACCtctaaaaaatcaacttttaaaaaagaaatttcttgCATTATTTTCCAAGTATCATTACTTTTTGATTTCGGAAAATTGAATTCTTTACAGGGGCGTCCAGTAATGACGATTCGAGatgaatatttcaaatacatatctcgaaaaaaaaaaaattttatccgtgtattgtcaaattttatctTGCTCTTTAAATCCTTTTTGACACATACTTTTATACCCATAAATGATTTACTTACGGTGCAGGTACAATCATAATTTGTTGTTATTCGTTCAATATCTGATGGTTTCACGTCAGCCATTTTTCTGTATGTTGTGATCTGAATATTTTCACCATTGATTGTGGCTGCAAGGGCAAcaaaaatttgtattattagaaCGTTAGTACACAACATTTATAGTAGTGGATGCTTCTTTACTTACAAACGCATGCAAGCGAAATTTTGTAGTAGCACTGACAACTTTGATTTTCCTTAATagtaaatttgatttctttttcaaaataaggaAATTTTAAGGTAAGTCACTAAAAACCAGGGATTATAAACCTACATACATATTGATGACAATTTTACAGGTGCATGTTAAAAAAACCTGTAGAACAAATTTAACTTATTCATGTTACAACGTGTTGAAATTTAACCTAAAATTAAATCTTcacttaaggaatgaattcaatatttatttgttttatacgatataaaatggtttggcgCAGTTAacgcttaaaaaataaaataataaaaaataaaaaaataaaaaagcgtaaactgtttcaaaccattttatatcgtataaaactaataaatattgaattcattgcttataatttaatttttctactcttcaatgtagataaaaacgtcatttgacctttaaaataacgtaaaattgtacaaaattcaaacgtaacgtcaggcgtttgatacgtttttgacgtaagtcttactatgacgtaggcaacatcctttatacgatataatataattttttagccaatcagaaagcgcgttagaaccagaattaaattattgtcaATTATAACTGACCTACCGAAGATTAAATACTTAGTGTTCAGATCTAACATCTGAGGTCCACAGGAGAATAGAGTACCATGTCCGAGAAGAGTAGAAGGAATGTTCTCGGCAGCACCCTATTAAATAAATGTTGTATATAATGTCGGGTAGAGGTGGCTtatcctcccccccccccccccccccccacacacacacttttttgcaaagttatataTTACTTTTCTCATAAttcttttgggtttttttagttgttaagattttttataaGGTTTAGCCCCCCATCCCCcttttaatttgcttccgacACCACTGGTGTAGACCATTTTGCGACGACTTATTTTCGATGCCCAGTCTATAGTCTATGTTATACTTGTTTAGAATTAGAAGGATGCCGTTATATTAATTACTTGACATTACTACATTTGTACAAAGTTTGAAGACATGCTATGCATTAATCAACAAAATGACAAGTAAAAAGAGTTTCGCTTAGAATTGTTTTATATTGACGTATATATTCCCTACAAAcggaattttatttcttttattttttccaa
This genomic interval carries:
- the LOC128163525 gene encoding uncharacterized protein LOC128163525, which codes for MHFHNFSSNRFASHRETMDSMKFVYMLLFASACSGCTYIPRSEQMDFCNADFAFEAEITSNDTGIISIKYGFDVVTVYKGAAENIPSTLLGHGTLFSCGPQMLDLNTKYLIFATINGENIQITTYRKMADVKPSDIERITTNYDCTCTININYAAFHGAQSQQLPEPSKNECNAPEDFCSRSGYCQKNSDGVCTWGDTGDCY